A single region of the Streptomyces virginiae genome encodes:
- a CDS encoding Acg family FMN-binding oxidoreductase codes for MTAPLPNPAEIVPLIEDAVTAPSMHNAQPWKFLYRPASGLIELFGDPDRAMPRADPAHRALHLGCAAALFNLRVSAASAGWGTDVRLLPDPDDPWLLAAANLREPGPTDRDLGSLHPAVRRRHTSRFPFAEEEIPPTLLDGLRAAALLEGCRLAVPDAWHTDTVLGLVHDSEHREEMDPAMTAETLAWTHAGTPEGQTRPDGIPVDAFGPKHTGRGGVVRDFGRSQRVPGRGWATFEQNPHIVLLGTSGDGPEDWLRAGQALQRVLLQATADGLVTSMTSQPLEWPALRWTVRDPGSAMTHVQMVIRLGYGPQGPATPRRPVAEILEIR; via the coding sequence ATGACCGCACCGCTTCCGAACCCGGCAGAGATTGTTCCGCTCATCGAGGATGCCGTCACGGCTCCGTCCATGCACAACGCCCAGCCGTGGAAGTTCCTCTACCGACCGGCCTCCGGGCTCATCGAACTGTTCGGCGACCCGGACCGTGCCATGCCCCGTGCCGACCCGGCCCACCGTGCCCTCCACTTGGGCTGCGCCGCCGCCCTGTTCAACCTACGGGTGTCCGCAGCCTCGGCAGGGTGGGGCACAGACGTACGGTTGCTGCCCGACCCGGACGATCCGTGGCTGCTGGCCGCTGCCAACCTCCGGGAACCCGGGCCCACGGACAGGGATCTCGGAAGCCTCCACCCAGCCGTACGGCGACGTCACACCAGCCGATTTCCTTTCGCGGAGGAGGAGATCCCTCCGACACTGTTGGACGGTCTGCGCGCCGCCGCTCTTCTCGAAGGGTGTCGCCTGGCCGTGCCGGACGCTTGGCACACCGACACGGTGTTGGGCCTGGTACACGACTCAGAGCATCGCGAGGAGATGGATCCCGCGATGACGGCGGAGACGCTGGCGTGGACACATGCAGGCACGCCGGAAGGCCAGACCCGTCCTGACGGAATTCCCGTGGACGCCTTCGGTCCGAAGCACACGGGTCGCGGTGGGGTCGTGCGCGACTTCGGTCGCTCCCAACGCGTTCCGGGGCGCGGGTGGGCCACCTTCGAACAGAACCCGCACATCGTGCTGCTGGGTACTTCGGGTGACGGGCCCGAGGACTGGCTACGAGCAGGACAGGCCCTGCAGCGGGTTCTCCTTCAGGCCACCGCCGACGGACTGGTCACGTCCATGACCTCGCAGCCGCTCGAATGGCCCGCGCTTCGCTGGACGGTGCGCGATCCGGGCTCGGCGATGACCCACGTCCAAATGGTGATCCGGCTCGGCTACGGACCGCAAGGTCCCGCGACGCCCCGGCGCCCCGTGGCCGAGATACTGGAAATCCGATGA
- a CDS encoding universal stress protein yields the protein MANRVTVGLDGSPESTAAARWAAHEAELRGASLDLVHAEEWLENPPLPVTTTEDRRRWAEAVLRDTAEDVRRVHPSLKVDTRRVSGLPSLALTHAAEDSDMVVLGSRALGSVAGFLVGSTGFTTVAEAVRPVVLVRSVDRAGNPPDDARDTGPIVVGVDIHQPCDNLLAFAFEEASHRHSPLVIIHGWSPPPILSYAPALDPGVQQEMANGITGTMDEIIRPWHEKYPSLQVDPRATIGQPAIQILDAASTAALVVVGRRIRLAAFGTRIGPITHAVMHHAVSPVAVIAHE from the coding sequence ATGGCGAACCGAGTGACCGTCGGCCTCGACGGGTCCCCGGAAAGTACGGCGGCGGCCCGCTGGGCAGCCCATGAAGCCGAGCTCCGCGGTGCCTCCCTGGACCTGGTCCACGCCGAGGAATGGCTGGAGAATCCTCCCCTTCCCGTCACGACCACCGAGGACCGTCGGCGGTGGGCCGAGGCCGTCCTCCGCGACACCGCCGAAGACGTGCGCCGCGTGCATCCGTCGTTGAAGGTCGACACCCGCCGAGTGAGCGGGTTGCCTTCCCTGGCGCTCACGCACGCCGCCGAGGATTCCGACATGGTCGTACTCGGCTCGCGCGCGCTCGGCAGCGTCGCCGGGTTCCTCGTCGGATCCACCGGCTTCACCACCGTCGCCGAGGCCGTGCGCCCCGTCGTACTGGTCCGGTCAGTGGACCGCGCCGGCAATCCGCCGGACGATGCCCGCGACACTGGGCCCATCGTGGTCGGCGTGGACATCCACCAGCCCTGTGACAACCTGCTCGCCTTCGCCTTCGAGGAGGCGTCCCACCGCCACTCTCCGCTCGTGATCATCCACGGCTGGTCCCCACCACCCATCCTCAGCTACGCACCGGCTCTCGACCCGGGGGTCCAGCAGGAAATGGCCAACGGCATCACCGGCACGATGGACGAGATCATCCGCCCCTGGCACGAGAAGTACCCTTCGCTTCAGGTCGACCCCCGAGCCACCATCGGCCAGCCGGCGATTCAGATCCTCGACGCGGCCTCCACTGCCGCCCTCGTCGTCGTCGGCCGCCGTATCCGCCTCGCCGCATTCGGCACTCGCATCGGCCCCATCACACACGCCGTGATGCACCACGCGGTCTCACCGGTAGCCGTCATCGCACACGAGTGA
- a CDS encoding CBS domain-containing protein, with amino-acid sequence MTTARDIMHSGATCVQETETLMDAARRMSELDVGALPICGPDDRLHGIITDRDIVLKCLAKGKDPHHMTAGQLAQGKPITVDAGADTSQVLQTMQDHRIRRVPVIADHRLVGMISEADLARHLSEEQVGHFVETICAER; translated from the coding sequence GTGACCACCGCACGGGACATCATGCACAGCGGTGCCACCTGCGTGCAGGAGACCGAGACGCTCATGGACGCGGCCCGGCGGATGAGCGAACTCGACGTCGGTGCGCTGCCGATCTGCGGGCCCGACGACCGTCTGCACGGCATCATCACCGACCGTGACATCGTGCTGAAGTGCCTGGCCAAGGGCAAGGACCCGCACCACATGACAGCCGGGCAGCTCGCGCAGGGCAAGCCGATCACGGTCGACGCGGGCGCTGACACGAGCCAGGTGCTGCAGACGATGCAGGATCACCGGATCCGGCGTGTCCCGGTGATCGCCGACCACCGCCTCGTCGGGATGATCAGCGAGGCCGATCTCGCCAGGCACCTGTCCGAGGAGCAGGTAGGCCACTTCGTCGAGACGATCTGCGCGGAGCGGTAA
- a CDS encoding universal stress protein gives MNDRIVVGLDGSAESLAAAHWAAREAVLRGVPLHLVHAEEWSSPRDRPVPTSEVRRHWAQALLDETADELRASQPELDVDVRSFDGRPAAELAGVAAGANMIVLGSRGLGTVAGFVLGSVGMAVIQATVRPVVMVRASEDAVQHPDGRHAAREVLVGVDISRPCDALLAFAFEEAARRACALHVLHSWSLPPLVGYGAAYDPRVHAQLEMSANASLGDVLGPWQDKYPNVAVISRASAGHAANELVERSSEAGLIVVGRRIRRSSIGAHIGPVTHAVLHHAQVPVAVIAHE, from the coding sequence ATGAACGATCGAATCGTCGTCGGCCTCGACGGATCCGCGGAGAGCCTCGCGGCGGCCCACTGGGCAGCGCGAGAGGCCGTCCTGCGCGGCGTTCCGCTCCACCTCGTCCACGCCGAGGAATGGTCGTCGCCCCGCGACCGCCCGGTGCCCACGAGCGAAGTACGCCGCCACTGGGCCCAAGCGCTGCTGGACGAGACCGCCGACGAACTGCGGGCGAGTCAACCAGAATTGGATGTCGATGTCCGATCATTCGACGGCAGACCGGCCGCCGAGCTCGCCGGCGTCGCGGCCGGCGCGAACATGATCGTCCTGGGCTCCCGGGGACTGGGCACCGTCGCGGGCTTCGTCCTCGGTTCCGTCGGCATGGCGGTCATCCAGGCGACGGTACGGCCGGTGGTCATGGTGCGGGCGAGCGAGGACGCGGTGCAGCACCCCGACGGCCGGCACGCAGCCCGCGAGGTGCTGGTCGGCGTGGACATCAGCCGGCCGTGCGACGCGCTGCTCGCCTTCGCCTTCGAGGAGGCGGCGCGGCGGGCCTGCGCCCTCCACGTCCTGCACAGCTGGTCGCTCCCTCCGCTGGTGGGGTACGGCGCGGCGTACGATCCGAGAGTTCACGCCCAGCTCGAAATGAGCGCGAACGCCTCTCTGGGCGACGTCCTGGGGCCCTGGCAGGACAAGTACCCGAATGTCGCGGTCATTTCGCGCGCGAGCGCCGGGCATGCCGCTAACGAGCTCGTCGAGAGGTCTTCCGAAGCAGGCCTCATCGTCGTCGGCCGCCGCATTCGACGGTCCTCGATCGGCGCGCACATCGGACCGGTCACCCATGCGGTCCTCCACCACGCCCAGGTGCCCGTCGCCGTCATCGCGCACGAATAG
- a CDS encoding CBS domain-containing protein: MKHREVRELMTREVVTVPSNASFKEIARTLTEHKVSAVPVVDPSGHPLGVISERDLLPKSAGQSDYFQSLPEREAWQEDKAAGTRAEELMSSPPVCARPDWTVAEAARLMEAQGVKRLLVVDDSDVLIGIVSRRDLLRIFLRDDEDIRHEIMGDVLDLSLRQSPSAITVAVTDGRVELHGTVDFRSLIPLIERLCRTVDGVVSVTQHLGYAIDDTNSA; the protein is encoded by the coding sequence ATGAAGCATCGGGAAGTCCGCGAGCTGATGACCCGCGAGGTCGTCACCGTCCCCAGCAACGCGTCGTTCAAGGAGATCGCCCGCACCCTGACGGAACACAAGGTGTCGGCCGTCCCTGTCGTCGACCCTTCCGGCCACCCGCTCGGCGTGATCTCGGAACGGGACCTGCTGCCGAAATCCGCAGGCCAAAGCGACTACTTCCAGTCACTGCCCGAACGGGAGGCATGGCAGGAGGACAAGGCCGCGGGGACGCGCGCCGAGGAGCTGATGTCCTCGCCCCCCGTGTGCGCCAGACCGGACTGGACCGTCGCCGAAGCCGCCAGGTTGATGGAAGCCCAAGGTGTCAAGCGGCTCCTGGTCGTGGACGACTCGGACGTACTGATCGGAATCGTCAGCCGACGGGACCTGCTGCGGATCTTCCTCCGGGACGACGAGGACATCCGTCACGAAATCATGGGTGACGTGCTCGACCTGAGCCTGCGCCAGAGCCCCTCGGCCATCACCGTGGCCGTCACCGACGGCCGGGTCGAACTGCACGGAACCGTCGACTTCAGGAGCCTCATCCCGCTCATCGAACGCCTCTGCCGGACCGTGGACGGCGTGGTCTCCGTAACCCAGCATCTCGGATACGCCATCGACGACACGAACTCGGCCTGA
- a CDS encoding CBS domain-containing protein, whose amino-acid sequence MRHRSVADLMTPTAVSVQRGTPFKEIARLLKEFDISAVPVVDEAERPVGVVSEADLLRERSSVSGANTAADLMTSPAVTARTEWSVVRAARVMRGRQVKRLPVVDAAGRLIGILSRSDLLQLFLRRDHAIQEEILEDVLTRTLGLSPSSLTVEVNDGLVTLSGTVSRRSLVPIVLRLCQSVDGVVDVVNRLDYEQDDVSVGAGPATER is encoded by the coding sequence ATGAGGCACCGCAGCGTCGCCGACCTGATGACTCCGACAGCCGTCAGCGTCCAGCGGGGCACCCCGTTCAAGGAAATCGCAAGACTCCTGAAGGAGTTCGACATCTCCGCCGTGCCCGTGGTGGACGAGGCAGAGCGCCCGGTGGGCGTCGTCTCCGAAGCCGACCTGCTCCGCGAGCGCAGTTCCGTTAGCGGAGCGAACACCGCCGCCGATCTTATGACGAGCCCCGCCGTCACCGCCCGGACCGAATGGAGCGTCGTCCGCGCGGCGCGCGTCATGCGGGGGCGGCAGGTCAAGAGACTGCCTGTGGTGGACGCCGCCGGCCGGCTGATCGGCATCCTGAGCCGTAGTGACCTGCTTCAGCTCTTCCTGCGCAGGGACCACGCCATCCAGGAGGAAATCCTCGAAGACGTGCTGACCCGCACCCTCGGGCTCAGCCCGTCGTCGCTGACCGTCGAAGTCAACGATGGGCTGGTGACCCTCAGCGGCACGGTCAGTCGCCGCAGCCTGGTCCCCATCGTGCTGCGCCTGTGTCAGAGCGTCGACGGCGTCGTGGACGTGGTCAATCGGCTCGACTACGAGCAGGACGACGTGTCGGTCGGCGCCGGGCCGGCCACGGAGCGGTAG
- a CDS encoding CBS domain-containing protein, with the protein MKHLHTVEDVMTHAVISVDRRTPFKDIVETMRQWRISALPVMSEEGRVAGVVSEADLLLKAQGADESRAVTAGQLMTVPAVTVTKDATIPGAARLMARGHLKRLPVVDGDGRLVGVVSRGDLLKIYLRPDADIAEELRRLIMAELIPGGSAMVQVHVADGIVHLDGSIPDPALKDVLVRVARTVPGVVDVTAVRLDTEVRA; encoded by the coding sequence ATGAAGCATCTTCACACCGTCGAGGACGTGATGACGCATGCCGTCATCTCCGTCGACCGCAGAACACCGTTCAAGGACATCGTGGAGACCATGCGGCAGTGGCGGATCAGCGCCCTGCCCGTCATGTCGGAGGAAGGACGGGTCGCCGGCGTGGTGTCCGAAGCGGATCTCCTGCTCAAGGCCCAGGGCGCGGACGAGTCCCGTGCAGTCACCGCCGGGCAGCTGATGACCGTACCGGCGGTCACCGTGACCAAGGACGCCACCATCCCCGGCGCCGCACGTCTGATGGCCCGCGGCCACCTCAAGCGGCTCCCCGTCGTCGACGGCGACGGCCGCCTCGTCGGCGTGGTCAGCCGGGGCGACCTCCTCAAGATCTACCTCCGCCCGGACGCGGACATCGCCGAGGAGCTCCGCCGGCTGATCATGGCCGAGCTCATCCCCGGCGGCTCGGCCATGGTGCAGGTCCACGTGGCCGACGGCATCGTCCACCTGGACGGCTCCATCCCGGACCCGGCCCTCAAAGACGTGCTGGTCCGAGTCGCACGCACCGTACCGGGGGTCGTGGACGTCACGGCCGTGCGCCTCGACACCGAAGTCCGCGCGTGA
- a CDS encoding CBS domain-containing protein, whose amino-acid sequence MSHRTVADVMTRNVATTGPEASLKAVARSLDDNGVSALPVVDTRHHPIGIVSEADLLRRQAGLPDTEGRDPLQSTAPMDRASMDARTAGDLMSTPVLTARPEWGIVETARFLHERGVKRLPVVDETGTLVGIVSRTDLLRPMLRRDDAIRDEIVDDVLGRTLRMNPGGIAVTVRDGVVSLSGQVEDRSTIPVVERLCQSVDGVVSVDQALGYAIDDLAPAADPDRAAH is encoded by the coding sequence ATGTCTCACCGCACCGTCGCAGACGTCATGACCAGGAACGTGGCCACGACCGGCCCCGAAGCGTCACTCAAAGCGGTCGCACGGAGCCTCGATGACAACGGGGTCTCGGCCCTGCCCGTCGTGGACACCCGTCACCACCCGATCGGCATCGTCTCCGAAGCCGACCTCCTCCGCAGGCAAGCCGGCCTGCCCGACACCGAAGGGCGTGATCCCCTGCAGAGTACGGCGCCCATGGACCGTGCCTCCATGGACGCCCGGACCGCCGGCGATCTGATGTCCACCCCCGTCCTGACCGCCCGGCCGGAGTGGGGCATCGTCGAGACGGCCCGCTTCCTGCACGAGCGGGGCGTGAAGCGACTGCCGGTGGTCGACGAAACCGGGACCCTGGTCGGCATCGTCAGCCGTACCGACCTGTTGCGGCCGATGCTCCGTCGCGACGACGCCATCCGCGATGAAATCGTCGACGACGTGCTGGGCCGGACGCTCAGGATGAACCCCGGTGGCATTGCCGTGACCGTACGCGATGGTGTCGTCTCCCTGAGTGGCCAGGTCGAGGACCGGTCCACCATTCCGGTCGTGGAACGACTGTGCCAGTCGGTCGACGGGGTCGTCAGCGTGGACCAAGCACTCGGCTACGCGATCGACGACCTGGCGCCGGCTGCCGACCCGGACCGCGCCGCCCATTGA
- a CDS encoding universal stress protein, producing MKHHVTVGVDGSPESRAAARWGAREAALRKVPLRLVHAVDWLISPAVPRPGREAADRWADEALTAALEDVRRRHPGLEVSTRCLSGRPTAALAAEAVDAGLLVLGSRGVGGLAGFLIGSVGLSTLVATETPVVLVRVSDAPEEAEPARVGEIVLGVDIHEAADKVLAFAFEEADRRNCALRVIHGWKMPSIYQYAPFFDPENEREVGRSVTVMLDDMLMPWRHKFPSLSVTHEAFMGAAGDQLVQAAARADLVVVGRRLRRSPLGAHLGSVAHAVLHHAAAPVAVIAHD from the coding sequence ATGAAGCACCATGTGACCGTCGGCGTGGACGGCTCTCCGGAGAGCCGGGCCGCGGCCCGTTGGGGCGCCCGGGAGGCGGCCTTGCGGAAAGTTCCGCTGAGGCTCGTCCACGCCGTCGACTGGTTGATCAGCCCCGCGGTACCGAGGCCGGGCCGCGAAGCGGCCGACCGTTGGGCCGACGAGGCGCTCACTGCGGCATTGGAGGACGTGCGACGCCGGCATCCCGGCCTGGAGGTCTCGACGAGGTGCCTCTCCGGCAGGCCGACGGCAGCCCTGGCCGCGGAGGCGGTGGACGCCGGGTTGCTCGTCCTCGGCTCGCGTGGGGTGGGAGGCTTGGCCGGATTCCTCATCGGCTCGGTGGGCTTGTCGACGCTGGTGGCCACCGAGACGCCGGTGGTGCTCGTACGCGTGTCGGACGCGCCGGAGGAGGCCGAGCCCGCCCGGGTCGGGGAGATCGTCCTGGGTGTCGACATCCACGAGGCGGCGGACAAGGTTTTGGCCTTCGCCTTCGAGGAAGCCGACCGTCGCAACTGCGCCCTGCGTGTGATCCACGGCTGGAAGATGCCCTCCATCTACCAGTACGCGCCCTTCTTCGACCCCGAGAACGAGCGGGAGGTCGGCCGGAGTGTCACCGTGATGCTCGACGACATGCTGATGCCGTGGCGGCACAAGTTCCCGTCCTTGAGCGTCACCCACGAGGCGTTCATGGGGGCCGCCGGCGACCAGCTCGTCCAAGCCGCAGCACGCGCGGACCTCGTCGTGGTGGGCCGCCGTCTGCGCCGCTCTCCTCTGGGGGCGCATCTGGGGTCCGTGGCCCATGCGGTCCTGCACCATGCCGCCGCCCCCGTCGCGGTCATCGCTCACGACTGA
- a CDS encoding acyl carrier protein, protein MNRDEALVLIKEVLTDVVPGADAAALAPDENFRDNLEMDSLDFLNFIEALSERTGLALPESDYPALNTLDGCADYVTSRTSVK, encoded by the coding sequence GTGAACCGTGACGAGGCGCTCGTACTGATCAAGGAAGTTCTGACCGACGTGGTTCCCGGCGCCGACGCGGCAGCGCTCGCGCCGGACGAGAACTTCCGCGACAACCTTGAGATGGACTCGCTGGACTTCCTCAACTTCATCGAGGCACTGAGCGAGCGCACCGGGCTCGCCCTGCCCGAGTCCGACTATCCGGCATTGAACACCCTGGACGGCTGCGCGGACTACGTCACCTCGCGCACCTCCGTGAAGTAG
- a CDS encoding dihydrolipoamide acetyltransferase family protein, producing the protein MADFTMPSLGADMDEGTLVEWLVGPGDTVTKGDVVAVVETAKSTIEVECFDSGTVGALLVEPGTTVPVGTRMAVIDSGAEPPAPAPAPAPAPAKATAPTSELQTAPGHATTPTRDAVSTPLVRHLAEQKGIDLSSVHGSGKGGRITRSDVEHTPAERPHRVKASPLARRLALSSGVDLSALRGTGRGGTIRAEDVRAATAAPASRTVESREAARPPSATAEPAYPARAAIAALMSRANRDIPHYYLSTTIDLAVAMAWMRDRNASRPVAERLVPAALLLKSVALAARQVPELNGYWKEEAFVPSPAVRLGVAVSLRGGGLVAPALANADTMPLPELMATLKGLVSRARSGRLRASETADPTLTVTNLGDQGVEAVFGVIYPPQVALVGLGRVTERPVAVDGMLTVHPTVTATLAADHRASDGATGARLLTAIDRLLQRPEEL; encoded by the coding sequence ATGGCGGATTTCACCATGCCTTCCCTCGGCGCGGACATGGACGAGGGCACCCTCGTGGAATGGCTGGTAGGGCCCGGTGACACCGTCACCAAGGGCGATGTCGTCGCTGTGGTGGAGACGGCCAAGTCGACGATCGAGGTCGAGTGCTTCGACTCGGGCACGGTCGGTGCACTCCTCGTCGAACCGGGTACCACCGTGCCGGTCGGCACACGGATGGCCGTCATCGACTCGGGGGCCGAGCCTCCTGCCCCTGCCCCTGCCCCTGCCCCTGCCCCTGCGAAGGCGACGGCCCCGACCTCCGAACTGCAAACCGCTCCCGGACACGCCACCACCCCGACCAGGGACGCCGTGTCCACCCCTTTGGTGAGGCACTTGGCCGAGCAGAAGGGCATCGACCTGTCGTCCGTGCACGGTTCCGGCAAGGGCGGTCGGATCACACGTTCCGACGTGGAGCACACACCGGCTGAGCGGCCACACCGGGTGAAGGCCTCGCCGCTCGCCCGTCGGCTGGCCCTGTCGTCGGGCGTCGACCTGAGTGCCCTGAGGGGAACCGGGCGGGGCGGCACGATCCGGGCCGAGGACGTACGGGCCGCCACGGCGGCCCCTGCGTCCCGTACGGTCGAGAGCCGCGAAGCGGCGCGCCCGCCTTCGGCAACGGCCGAGCCCGCGTATCCGGCGCGCGCGGCGATCGCGGCTCTGATGAGCCGCGCCAACCGCGACATCCCCCACTACTACTTGTCGACGACGATCGACCTCGCCGTCGCGATGGCGTGGATGCGCGACCGAAATGCGAGCCGGCCCGTGGCGGAACGACTCGTGCCGGCGGCCCTGCTGCTCAAATCGGTTGCCCTGGCAGCACGCCAAGTGCCGGAACTGAACGGCTACTGGAAGGAGGAGGCGTTCGTCCCCTCACCTGCCGTGCGACTCGGCGTCGCGGTGTCCCTGCGCGGCGGCGGGCTGGTCGCACCGGCACTGGCGAACGCCGACACCATGCCACTGCCGGAGCTGATGGCGACGCTGAAAGGTCTGGTCTCGCGGGCGCGCAGCGGCCGGCTGCGGGCTTCGGAGACAGCAGATCCGACACTGACGGTGACCAACCTCGGCGATCAGGGGGTGGAGGCCGTCTTCGGGGTGATCTACCCGCCTCAGGTCGCCCTCGTCGGCCTGGGGCGTGTCACCGAGCGGCCGGTGGCCGTGGACGGGATGCTCACGGTGCACCCGACCGTGACGGCCACGCTCGCCGCCGACCACCGCGCGAGCGACGGTGCGACCGGGGCGCGATTGCTGACAGCCATCGACCGCCTGCTCCAACGACCGGAGGAACTGTGA
- a CDS encoding alpha-ketoacid dehydrogenase subunit beta: MSTLKAPTGTSRPTTYREALREGLREALLQDERVFLMGEDVGRYGGCFGVSLGLLEEFGPDRIRDTPLSESGFVGAGIGAALGGMRPVVEIMTVNFSLLALDQILNNAATLLHMSGGQLSVPVVIRMTTGAGRQLGAQHSHSLEGWYAHIPGIRVLAPATVDDARHMLAAALADPDPVLIFEHGGLYNAEGSLDETVDAVDLDTAAVRRSGTDVAVITYGGSLPKALAAAETLAGEGISAEVVDLRTLRPLDDATLMACIARTHRAVIVDEAWRSGSLAAEISSRITEQAFYELDAPVQRVCSAEVPIPYARQLEEAALPQPATIVDAVRRTVS; the protein is encoded by the coding sequence ATGAGCACGCTGAAGGCACCGACCGGGACTTCCCGGCCGACCACCTACCGGGAGGCGCTCCGTGAGGGGCTGCGCGAAGCCCTGCTGCAGGACGAGCGCGTCTTCCTCATGGGCGAGGACGTGGGCCGGTACGGGGGATGCTTCGGCGTCAGCCTGGGACTGCTCGAAGAGTTCGGACCCGACCGGATCCGCGACACACCGCTGTCCGAATCCGGATTCGTCGGCGCGGGCATCGGCGCCGCGCTCGGCGGGATGCGGCCCGTGGTAGAGATCATGACCGTCAACTTCAGCCTCCTGGCTCTGGACCAGATCCTGAACAACGCGGCCACGCTGCTCCACATGTCGGGCGGGCAGCTGAGCGTCCCCGTGGTGATCCGCATGACGACCGGAGCAGGCCGTCAGCTCGGCGCTCAGCACTCTCACAGCCTGGAAGGCTGGTACGCCCACATCCCCGGCATCCGGGTGCTGGCCCCGGCCACGGTCGACGACGCACGCCACATGCTCGCGGCCGCGCTCGCCGACCCTGATCCGGTGCTGATCTTCGAGCACGGTGGCCTCTACAACGCGGAGGGCTCTTTGGACGAGACCGTCGATGCCGTCGATCTCGACACGGCGGCCGTACGCCGGTCGGGCACGGACGTCGCAGTGATCACGTACGGCGGCTCCCTGCCGAAGGCCCTGGCAGCCGCGGAAACCCTTGCCGGGGAGGGCATCAGCGCGGAGGTCGTGGACCTACGCACCCTGCGCCCCCTCGACGACGCCACCCTCATGGCATGCATCGCCCGAACCCACCGGGCCGTGATCGTCGACGAGGCATGGCGCAGCGGCAGCCTGGCCGCGGAGATCTCGTCCCGCATCACCGAGCAGGCGTTCTACGAGCTCGACGCCCCCGTTCAGCGCGTATGCAGCGCGGAAGTCCCCATTCCCTATGCCAGGCAGCTCGAAGAAGCGGCGCTTCCCCAGCCCGCGACCATCGTGGATGCCGTTCGCCGGACGGTGAGCTGA
- the pdhA gene encoding pyruvate dehydrogenase (acetyl-transferring) E1 component subunit alpha: MSSTTSHHEGKARATARKSGRKKGPATAARGTRGGLPAPGHHLSLLRRMLAIRRFEERCVELYSGAKIRGFVHLCIGEEAVAVGVNQALRETDAVVSTYREHGHALARGVPADAVMAEMYGRATGCSRGRGGSMHLFDAARRFYGGNAIVAGGLPLAAGLALADRMRGSTRVTCCFFGDGAFAEGEFHETANLAALWQLPLLLVCENNLYAMGTSLAREHAQTNLAMRAASYGMPAWTVDGMDVLAVEAAALRATESVRAGNGPHFLEAQTYRFRAHSMYDPDRYRAKSEIEEWKGRDPLKGLAELMSSEGQLDDRVMEELDKEVLAEIDEAVRGAEEAPLEPVSDLLRFVTSEPGSTA, translated from the coding sequence ATGAGCAGCACCACCTCCCACCACGAAGGCAAGGCCCGTGCCACAGCACGCAAGAGCGGGCGCAAGAAGGGGCCGGCCACCGCCGCCCGCGGCACTCGCGGCGGGCTTCCGGCGCCCGGCCACCACCTGTCCCTGCTCCGCCGGATGCTCGCCATCAGGCGGTTCGAGGAAAGGTGTGTGGAGCTCTACAGCGGCGCGAAGATCCGTGGCTTCGTCCACCTCTGCATCGGTGAGGAAGCCGTCGCCGTGGGCGTCAATCAGGCCCTGCGCGAGACGGACGCGGTGGTGTCCACCTACCGCGAACACGGGCACGCCCTGGCCCGCGGGGTTCCCGCCGACGCCGTGATGGCCGAGATGTACGGCAGGGCCACCGGCTGCAGCCGCGGACGCGGCGGCTCCATGCACCTGTTCGACGCCGCCCGCCGCTTCTACGGGGGCAACGCGATCGTGGCCGGCGGCCTGCCCCTGGCGGCCGGGCTCGCACTCGCCGACCGGATGCGCGGCAGCACCCGCGTCACCTGCTGCTTCTTCGGGGACGGAGCTTTCGCCGAAGGCGAGTTCCATGAGACGGCCAACCTCGCGGCCCTGTGGCAGCTGCCCCTGCTGCTGGTCTGCGAAAACAATCTGTACGCCATGGGGACGAGCCTGGCCCGGGAGCATGCCCAGACCAACCTCGCCATGCGTGCCGCTTCGTACGGGATGCCTGCCTGGACCGTCGACGGCATGGACGTTCTCGCCGTCGAAGCCGCCGCACTCCGGGCGACGGAGTCCGTGCGCGCGGGCAACGGACCGCACTTCCTCGAGGCACAGACGTACCGGTTCCGTGCCCACTCCATGTACGACCCGGACCGGTACCGGGCCAAATCCGAGATCGAGGAATGGAAGGGACGCGACCCCCTCAAAGGGCTGGCCGAACTGATGAGTTCCGAAGGGCAGCTCGACGACCGGGTGATGGAAGAACTCGACAAGGAAGTCCTCGCCGAGATCGACGAGGCCGTGCGGGGGGCCGAGGAAGCCCCGCTGGAACCGGTGTCGGACCTGCTCCGCTTCGTCACGAGCGAACCCGGGAGCACGGCATGA